The Patescibacteria group bacterium genome has a segment encoding these proteins:
- a CDS encoding DUF2207 domain-containing protein, protein MKNNLINKYYWIGLLAGLAIICPIFAAHAENVDSFSSDIQIETSGQLHVTETIKYNFGSIERHGIYRDVPYSYRSTAGTKYVAAVKVLSVADENGIAYDYDLSRSGGYVDIKIGDPDILITGVHTYIIEYTVDNAIKWFDGEPEVYWNVTGNNWQVDMIEVSARIHSDILISGQKVRCYTGAIGSADSNCTITPFSGVSGVNVAATGAILSGEDLTVALRLPAGSIAEPTQFERIMKFVGDNWPVVLPFIMLAILIALYRRHGKDPRGRGTIIPEYEPPKDMSPGLLGYLIDESIDARDITATILNLAVKGYLKIQYEGKGDAYRLLKRKEAGADLTEFERELFIGLFSTGNDVTLSDLKTTFPRKLAGIKEKLKNEAEAKGFIDKHSNKIRNLITVLGGILFFVGLFSFGYSTVLAVALLISGGLCMAFYPALARRTQSGVLAKEQIQGFKQFLTVTEEQRLKFHNAPARKPEQFMAYLPFAVALSVERDWAKQFEGITIEQPDWYTGNSWSTFNAVIFATSLHDFSRATQSQAFTAPAPKSSGFSGGGGFSGGGFGGGGGGSW, encoded by the coding sequence ATGAAAAATAACTTGATTAATAAATACTATTGGATCGGGCTGCTCGCTGGACTGGCGATAATTTGCCCAATTTTTGCGGCTCACGCTGAAAACGTAGATAGCTTTTCATCCGATATACAGATTGAAACATCCGGACAACTGCACGTCACCGAAACCATTAAGTACAATTTTGGCAGTATCGAACGGCACGGCATTTACCGAGATGTGCCGTATTCTTACCGTTCCACGGCCGGTACAAAATACGTCGCGGCCGTCAAAGTCTTGTCAGTGGCCGATGAAAATGGAATCGCGTATGACTACGATTTAAGCCGTTCCGGTGGGTACGTCGATATCAAGATCGGTGATCCGGACATATTGATTACCGGAGTGCATACCTACATAATCGAATATACTGTCGATAACGCGATTAAATGGTTTGATGGCGAGCCGGAAGTGTATTGGAATGTTACAGGCAATAACTGGCAGGTTGATATGATCGAAGTCTCTGCTCGAATTCACAGCGATATATTGATCAGTGGCCAAAAAGTTCGCTGCTATACCGGAGCGATTGGTTCGGCGGACTCGAATTGCACGATTACACCGTTCAGTGGTGTCAGCGGTGTTAATGTGGCCGCTACCGGCGCGATACTTAGTGGCGAAGACTTAACGGTGGCACTGCGCTTGCCGGCCGGATCAATTGCCGAGCCAACGCAATTCGAACGAATTATGAAATTCGTGGGGGATAATTGGCCCGTAGTCTTGCCATTTATCATGCTGGCTATTCTGATAGCTTTATATCGCCGACACGGGAAAGACCCACGGGGACGCGGCACCATTATTCCCGAATACGAGCCGCCCAAAGACATGTCACCCGGCCTGTTGGGTTATCTGATTGACGAAAGCATTGACGCCCGGGATATTACTGCTACCATCTTAAATCTGGCCGTAAAGGGATATTTAAAGATTCAATACGAAGGAAAAGGCGACGCTTATCGTCTGCTCAAGCGGAAGGAAGCTGGTGCGGATTTAACCGAATTTGAACGGGAGCTTTTTATTGGGTTGTTCAGCACGGGTAATGATGTGACCTTGTCAGATTTAAAGACTACTTTCCCAAGAAAACTAGCCGGTATTAAAGAGAAATTAAAAAATGAAGCTGAGGCAAAGGGCTTCATTGACAAGCATTCCAATAAAATTAGGAATTTGATTACGGTCTTGGGCGGTATTCTGTTTTTCGTGGGGTTGTTCTCGTTCGGCTACAGTACTGTCTTGGCCGTCGCTCTATTGATCAGCGGCGGGTTGTGCATGGCTTTCTATCCAGCGCTGGCTCGTCGCACCCAAAGCGGTGTGTTGGCCAAAGAACAGATTCAAGGTTTCAAGCAGTTTTTGACAGTCACCGAAGAGCAGCGGTTAAAGTTCCATAACGCACCGGCCAGGAAACCGGAACAATTCATGGCCTATTTGCCTTTTGCCGTGGCGTTGAGCGTGGAGCGCGATTGGGCCAAACAATTTGAAGGCATCACTATCGAGCAACCCGATTGGTATACGGGGAATTCTTGGAGTACATTTAACGCCGTTATTTTTGCCACCAGCTTACATGATTTTTCCCGCGCTACTCAATCGCAGGCATTCACGGCGCCGGCGCCCAAGAGTTCGGGTTTTTCCGGGGGCGGCGGGTTTTCCGGCGGCGGGTTTGGCGGCGGCGGCGGCGGAAGCTGGTAG
- a CDS encoding glycosyltransferase family 4 protein translates to MKHVLIFKFPYASQLGGGEMHTFALVEGLSKLGYSFTLVATCPVLLGEFKKRHWPARRIWAMPEPVAKWSLILFPFLAIPMWLVLVGNLIYYRIRFGTRLVYCLSLTEKILAVIPARLLGMRVVWAEHVGFKRWLSLNPLKIFYQWNARWVTIIVISMALKQQLIAMGIPAKRIQVIYNGFDFQTFEHNRTPYRPPTADRFIVGTVCRLEKEKGVEYLLLAAQKILPLIPQLRIVVVGDGSERKRLEWLAKNLELDAHTQFVGYQGQPIDWIRDFDVYALPSVGRESFGRTLVEALALDRPVVASEIEGTSEIVKQMQTGLLVTPGDSEELAQAILYYYQHPEAAHRLAVAGREWVTQQFSMEQMLSQFYQTFESLI, encoded by the coding sequence ATGAAACACGTTTTGATATTCAAATTTCCCTACGCTTCACAATTAGGCGGCGGCGAAATGCACACCTTCGCTCTGGTAGAGGGTTTATCGAAGCTGGGTTATTCCTTTACGCTGGTAGCGACCTGCCCGGTACTCTTGGGCGAATTTAAAAAACGCCACTGGCCAGCCCGCCGCATTTGGGCCATGCCCGAACCGGTCGCCAAATGGTCGCTGATCCTGTTTCCATTTTTAGCCATACCGATGTGGCTAGTGCTGGTGGGTAATCTGATTTATTACCGCATTCGCTTTGGCACGCGCTTGGTCTACTGCCTATCGCTGACTGAAAAAATCCTAGCAGTCATCCCGGCTCGGCTGTTGGGTATGCGGGTCGTCTGGGCGGAACATGTCGGGTTCAAACGCTGGCTCAGCCTCAATCCACTGAAGATATTTTACCAATGGAATGCCCGCTGGGTCACGATTATTGTCATTTCGATGGCGCTGAAACAACAGCTGATTGCCATGGGCATACCAGCTAAACGCATCCAGGTGATTTACAACGGGTTTGACTTTCAGACCTTCGAACACAATCGGACGCCCTATCGTCCGCCCACCGCCGATCGCTTCATTGTCGGAACGGTGTGCCGGTTGGAAAAGGAAAAAGGCGTCGAATATCTGCTTCTAGCCGCACAGAAAATATTGCCGCTGATTCCGCAGCTGCGCATTGTAGTGGTGGGTGATGGCTCGGAACGCAAGCGGCTGGAATGGCTGGCCAAGAATCTGGAATTGGACGCGCACACCCAGTTTGTCGGCTACCAGGGCCAGCCGATTGATTGGATTCGTGATTTTGATGTCTATGCCCTGCCCTCGGTGGGACGCGAATCTTTCGGCCGGACATTGGTCGAAGCACTAGCACTGGATCGTCCGGTCGTGGCGTCGGAAATCGAAGGCACCTCGGAGATCGTCAAACAGATGCAAACCGGCTTATTGGTCACGCCGGGTGATTCGGAAGAGCTCGCCCAGGCCATCTTATACTACTACCAGCACCCGGAAGCCGCCCATCGGCTGGCGGTCGCCGGCCGGGAATGGGTCACCCAACAATTTTCCATGGAGCAGATGTTGAGCCAGTTTTATCAAACATTTGAATCACTAATATGA
- a CDS encoding O-antigen ligase family protein, with amino-acid sequence MIPFRAHHNRSWWWLGLLMLGLIAVALGLIVGTQSLIFIIGGLLAVIVLAMGLRSPLALLLGVAFFLPFERIGSYDFSIGTIRISQLLAVALIAAWVLRTIVVRHKHFRPNPIAWLIGLFLLVNLISLTNALNFQRSLVVFLVTCFTLIFSLVIPEIVDSPTKTNRIVNALLITTFIVTIFGLYQFAGDMMGLPTTLTGLREQYTKAVFGFPRIQSTALEPLYFANFLLLPLSLLFTLLVSRAGKIRLWWLIGLLLIGGLNLVLTVSRGGYLGIAVSFVCIGILYLRKVFNWKFLLPVIGVFLIILFLVPRLLGLGDIFNLNTGTFVSHVTNALSGPAYNERLATFEVAQQAWRDHPWFGVGPGGYGPYAAAISNVEPKDGWAIVNNEFMELLAETGVFGLIVFSAILIVLVFRSIKAIVRAQDPWLRAIMIGLLATILAFVAQYQTFSVLYIMHIWFTFGLAIAVQNLILSPKRP; translated from the coding sequence ATGATTCCTTTTCGGGCACATCATAATCGTTCCTGGTGGTGGCTCGGATTGCTTATGCTGGGTTTGATTGCGGTGGCTCTGGGATTGATTGTCGGCACACAATCACTAATCTTCATCATCGGCGGATTATTGGCGGTGATTGTGCTTGCAATGGGCTTACGTTCACCACTCGCCTTGCTACTCGGCGTGGCATTCTTTCTACCGTTCGAAAGAATTGGCTCATATGACTTCTCGATTGGCACCATCCGGATCAGCCAGTTATTGGCCGTAGCTTTAATCGCTGCCTGGGTGCTTCGGACAATCGTCGTCCGGCACAAGCATTTCCGGCCCAATCCAATCGCCTGGTTGATCGGCTTGTTCCTGCTGGTTAATCTCATTTCGCTGACCAATGCGTTGAATTTCCAACGTTCACTGGTGGTATTTTTAGTCACCTGCTTCACGCTGATTTTCAGCCTGGTTATTCCCGAGATTGTCGACTCGCCCACCAAGACCAATCGGATTGTCAATGCTCTTCTGATTACGACTTTCATCGTTACTATATTTGGATTGTATCAGTTTGCCGGAGACATGATGGGCCTGCCGACAACTTTAACCGGCTTGCGTGAGCAATATACAAAAGCCGTATTCGGTTTTCCGCGTATTCAGTCAACCGCGCTTGAACCGTTGTATTTTGCCAACTTCTTGTTATTGCCGCTGTCGCTTCTTTTCACGCTGTTGGTCAGCCGAGCCGGCAAAATTCGACTGTGGTGGTTGATTGGGTTGCTGTTGATCGGCGGTTTGAATCTGGTCTTAACTGTTTCGCGCGGCGGTTACCTGGGTATCGCGGTGTCGTTTGTTTGCATTGGCATTTTGTACCTGCGCAAAGTGTTCAACTGGAAATTTCTGCTGCCGGTGATCGGAGTATTTTTGATTATCTTGTTTCTGGTGCCGCGTTTGCTCGGCCTGGGAGATATTTTCAATTTGAATACAGGCACGTTCGTGTCGCACGTTACCAATGCGCTGTCCGGACCGGCATACAACGAGCGCCTCGCAACGTTTGAGGTCGCCCAACAAGCCTGGCGGGACCACCCTTGGTTCGGTGTCGGACCCGGCGGCTACGGACCCTACGCAGCGGCGATTTCAAACGTCGAGCCGAAAGACGGCTGGGCAATTGTCAACAATGAATTTATGGAGCTGCTGGCCGAGACGGGCGTATTTGGTTTAATTGTATTCTCGGCTATTTTAATAGTATTGGTCTTCCGATCCATCAAGGCAATTGTTCGTGCGCAGGATCCCTGGCTTCGAGCCATCATGATTGGCTTGCTGGCCACCATTCTCGCCTTCGTCGCTCAATATCAAACTTTTTCGGTACTTTATATCATGCACATCTGGTTCACCTTTGGTTTGGCGATCGCCGTTCAGAATCTTATTCTGTCACCCAAACGGCCATGA
- a CDS encoding epoxyqueuosine reductase QueH — MPKLLLQACCAPCVAYPIEILSGEHTLGLFYYNPNIQPAEEYQKRLNELKKHADRLGLELIEGNYDIEKWLEAIKGLEDEPERGHRCDKCFELRLRATAIKAKELGFEMFGTGLTTSPYKKADRVNAIGEQIAQETGVKYYEADFKKNDGAHRAVELSKQYKFYRQNYCGCVFSKPASEKKSTT; from the coding sequence ATGCCCAAACTCCTTCTTCAAGCTTGTTGCGCGCCCTGCGTGGCCTATCCGATTGAAATATTGTCCGGCGAACACACGCTGGGGTTATTTTATTACAATCCCAACATTCAACCGGCGGAAGAATATCAAAAACGTTTGAACGAGCTAAAAAAGCACGCCGACCGACTTGGACTGGAACTGATCGAAGGGAATTATGATATTGAGAAGTGGCTAGAGGCCATCAAAGGATTGGAAGACGAACCCGAGCGCGGCCACCGGTGCGATAAATGCTTCGAACTGCGCCTCCGCGCCACTGCGATCAAAGCCAAGGAACTGGGTTTCGAAATGTTTGGAACGGGCTTAACTACCAGTCCGTATAAAAAAGCTGATCGGGTTAACGCAATTGGGGAACAAATTGCCCAAGAAACCGGCGTGAAGTATTACGAGGCTGATTTCAAGAAGAATGACGGTGCGCACCGAGCGGTTGAGCTATCGAAACAATACAAGTTTTATCGACAGAATTACTGTGGCTGTGTGTTTTCCAAACCCGCAAGCGAGAAAAAGTCGACGACGTAA
- a CDS encoding flippase — protein sequence MSLTSRIAHNTLIQLISKILSTGIGILVVGMLTRYLGAEGYGHYSTVIAFLQVFSIVLDLGLYIIFVKKISEPGADVDRLTSNVFTIRLLSAVFFLGLAPLIALFFPYPGIVKIGIAITSISYLCITLNQVLTGLFQKRLRMDHVAIAENIGRFVLLGGILLVIALKLSLLNVLGVVVLGSVANFLYLLIMTRRYVKLKLAFDWPIWRNILQASWPIGVSVAFNLVYFKADTVILSLYHSAADVGVYGATYKVLEVMVTLPAMFAGLVMPVLTAAYAMRDMERFRRVQQRAFDFLLMLGLPIVGATLFVATPLMRFVTGAGFDAAGNVLRILILATGVIFVGTLFGNAIVAVNLQKRMIWGYVFVAVVSLTGYFLFIPQYGYYGAAWVTVLSEFLITTISFALVYRRTRQGLNFKFAIKAIIATLIMMSAIWLTRDLPWYLLLVGGTAVYVLSLLAFRAITKEEVKEIIRLRS from the coding sequence ATGTCACTGACCAGCCGCATCGCCCACAATACCCTGATTCAATTGATTAGCAAGATACTCTCCACCGGTATCGGAATTTTGGTTGTCGGAATGCTCACACGCTACCTGGGGGCTGAGGGGTACGGACATTATTCTACTGTCATCGCTTTTCTTCAGGTGTTTTCCATTGTACTCGACCTGGGACTCTATATAATCTTCGTCAAGAAAATCTCCGAGCCCGGCGCCGATGTCGACCGACTGACCAGTAACGTGTTTACTATTCGATTGTTAAGCGCGGTATTCTTCCTGGGACTGGCGCCGCTAATCGCTTTGTTTTTTCCTTACCCAGGGATTGTTAAGATCGGCATTGCCATTACCTCGATTTCCTATCTCTGCATTACGCTTAATCAGGTGCTGACGGGCCTGTTTCAAAAACGCCTGCGCATGGATCATGTGGCGATCGCCGAAAACATCGGCCGTTTCGTCCTGCTGGGTGGGATATTACTGGTGATTGCGTTGAAGCTGTCATTATTAAACGTGCTCGGCGTGGTCGTTCTGGGCAGCGTAGCCAACTTTCTCTACTTATTAATCATGACCCGGCGATACGTAAAGCTGAAGCTGGCTTTCGATTGGCCTATCTGGCGGAATATCCTGCAGGCTTCATGGCCGATCGGCGTATCGGTGGCATTTAATCTGGTATATTTCAAAGCTGACACGGTGATTCTTTCCCTCTATCATTCCGCCGCCGATGTGGGCGTCTACGGCGCTACTTACAAAGTACTGGAGGTGATGGTGACTCTGCCGGCCATGTTTGCCGGACTGGTCATGCCTGTGCTAACCGCCGCTTACGCCATGCGCGATATGGAACGGTTCCGGCGGGTACAGCAACGAGCTTTTGATTTCCTGCTGATGCTGGGCCTGCCGATCGTCGGTGCTACATTATTTGTAGCCACACCGCTAATGCGTTTCGTCACCGGAGCCGGCTTTGACGCGGCCGGTAATGTGCTGCGGATCTTAATTTTGGCAACCGGCGTAATATTTGTGGGCACTCTATTCGGCAATGCGATCGTGGCGGTCAATTTGCAAAAACGTATGATCTGGGGCTATGTCTTTGTGGCCGTGGTGTCACTGACCGGCTACTTTCTATTCATACCGCAATACGGCTACTATGGAGCGGCTTGGGTCACCGTGCTGTCGGAGTTTCTGATTACTACCATTAGTTTTGCCTTGGTATACCGCCGCACACGGCAAGGCCTAAATTTCAAATTCGCCATCAAAGCCATCATTGCCACGCTCATCATGATGAGCGCGATCTGGTTAACGCGCGACCTGCCCTGGTACCTGTTGTTGGTCGGCGGCACGGCGGTTTATGTTTTATCACTCTTGGCTTTCCGCGCCATTACCAAAGAGGAGGTTAAGGAAATCATCAGGTTACGTTCATGA
- the queA gene encoding tRNA preQ1(34) S-adenosylmethionine ribosyltransferase-isomerase QueA yields the protein MRLSLFNYHLPKELIAQRPVRPRDHSRLLVLNRKTKKFEHRHFYNVVEYLKAGDVLVLNNSKVFPARLIGHKPTSGKIEIFLLRPINKNTWSCLLGGKNHNAGLLFSVGAQPLARGLGRLRGVITKRLPDGTWQVRFNKSGAALQNAINKFGQAPTPPYIKTRSNLKEYQTVFADKTGSVAAPTAGFHFTKKLLLDLRRKGVQIEYVTLHVGYGTFAPVKTNLIEQHKMHPEFVEVDKATHQRLLKAKQERRRIVAVGTTVVRTLETLPARPIHSQRWINTFIFPGYKFKLVDTMITNFHVPQSTLLMLVSAFATRPMILKAYQAAIQKKYRFYSFGDAMLIV from the coding sequence ATGAGGCTTTCACTTTTCAACTACCATTTACCAAAAGAGCTGATTGCCCAGCGGCCAGTTCGACCGCGCGACCATTCTCGTTTATTGGTGCTCAATCGCAAAACTAAAAAATTCGAGCATCGGCATTTTTATAATGTTGTGGAATATTTAAAAGCGGGCGATGTGTTGGTGTTGAATAATTCCAAAGTATTTCCGGCCCGGTTAATCGGCCACAAGCCGACCAGCGGTAAGATTGAGATATTTTTATTGAGGCCAATAAACAAAAACACCTGGTCGTGTTTGTTGGGCGGGAAGAACCATAATGCCGGCCTATTGTTTTCCGTGGGCGCCCAGCCTCTCGCGAGAGGCCTGGGTCGCCTGCGTGGTGTGATAACCAAACGCCTCCCCGATGGCACTTGGCAGGTACGTTTCAATAAGTCGGGCGCGGCACTTCAAAACGCCATCAATAAATTTGGCCAGGCGCCCACACCGCCGTACATAAAAACCCGATCAAACCTAAAAGAATATCAAACCGTATTCGCGGATAAAACCGGCTCCGTGGCCGCGCCGACCGCCGGCTTTCACTTTACTAAGAAACTATTGCTTGATTTGAGACGTAAGGGCGTACAAATTGAATATGTCACATTGCACGTGGGCTACGGCACTTTCGCGCCGGTAAAAACAAATTTGATTGAACAACACAAAATGCACCCGGAGTTTGTGGAAGTCGATAAAGCCACCCATCAACGACTGCTGAAAGCGAAACAAGAACGCCGACGCATCGTCGCAGTCGGCACGACCGTGGTTCGTACACTCGAAACCTTACCCGCTCGCCCCATACATAGCCAGCGCTGGATTAATACTTTTATTTTCCCCGGATACAAGTTTAAGCTTGTCGACACTATGATTACCAACTTCCACGTACCTCAGTCAACGTTGTTGATGCTGGTGTCCGCTTTCGCCACACGTCCAATGATACTCAAGGCGTATCAAGCGGCGATCCAAAAGAAATATCGCTTTTATTCGTTTGGGGACGCGATGTTGATTGTATAA
- a CDS encoding O-antigen ligase family protein: MIPIIIGLFIFALIALFRLQYSIALIVLLLPTYLIRFTIFGIPFTFLEWMIIIVFVVWLGVVAVNGSWRQIRLPLKWLLVVFMLAATIAIFVSSDHRAALGLWRAYFIEPILFYIVIVNALRSANRRWLVWAFGLSALGVAGVALAQYFGWMASSEPWISETPKRMASIFDYPNAVGLYLAPIIGLFLTFLATKNHKWNYFLSGLIVLASFAAIFFANTRGAWLGIGAALLFLALASHRKKIVWLIIGLTVAAVLIIPQLRHTAQSVVSVKDTSTDVRVVLWQGTWDLLKAHPILGAGLAGFPKLYDQYRQIKHTELLLYPHNILFNFWVEIGLLGLLAFVGILAAAFNKGRQNIRRGRSPVLSLGIITALIALIVYGLVEAPYFKNDLAVQFWVLVGLLWVGSERS; encoded by the coding sequence ATGATTCCCATCATTATCGGCCTGTTCATCTTTGCCCTCATCGCCCTATTCCGATTGCAATACAGCATCGCGTTAATAGTTTTATTGCTGCCAACATATTTGATCCGTTTTACCATCTTCGGCATTCCGTTTACGTTTCTGGAGTGGATGATTATTATCGTTTTTGTGGTTTGGCTGGGCGTGGTAGCGGTCAACGGCAGCTGGAGACAGATCCGCCTGCCCCTCAAGTGGCTACTGGTCGTATTCATGCTCGCGGCCACGATCGCTATCTTCGTTTCATCCGACCACCGTGCCGCACTGGGTTTGTGGCGGGCATATTTCATCGAGCCAATATTGTTTTACATTGTCATTGTTAACGCCTTGCGTTCGGCTAACCGCCGTTGGCTGGTCTGGGCGTTTGGCCTATCCGCACTTGGAGTAGCAGGCGTGGCTCTGGCGCAATATTTTGGCTGGATGGCCAGCTCCGAACCATGGATATCCGAAACGCCAAAGCGGATGGCTTCAATCTTCGACTATCCCAATGCCGTTGGTTTGTACCTGGCTCCGATCATCGGACTATTTTTAACCTTTCTGGCCACCAAGAATCACAAGTGGAATTATTTCCTATCCGGCCTGATTGTCCTGGCTAGTTTTGCCGCGATATTCTTTGCCAATACCCGAGGTGCTTGGCTTGGTATCGGCGCGGCGCTGCTGTTCCTGGCTTTAGCCAGTCACCGGAAAAAGATTGTTTGGTTAATAATTGGTTTGACTGTCGCGGCCGTGCTGATCATTCCCCAACTCCGCCACACCGCTCAATCAGTCGTGTCGGTGAAAGACACCTCCACCGATGTTCGGGTGGTGCTCTGGCAGGGTACCTGGGATCTGCTCAAGGCTCATCCCATCCTCGGTGCCGGCCTGGCTGGTTTTCCAAAATTGTACGATCAGTATCGGCAAATTAAACACACTGAACTGTTGCTCTATCCGCATAATATTTTATTTAACTTCTGGGTGGAAATAGGTTTGCTGGGATTACTGGCATTTGTCGGTATACTAGCCGCTGCGTTCAATAAAGGCAGGCAAAATATCCGCCGCGGCCGGTCGCCCGTATTGTCGCTGGGAATTATCACCGCCCTCATCGCTCTGATTGTCTACGGCTTGGTCGAGGCGCCATATTTCAAGAACGATCTAGCCGTTCAGTTTTGGGTGCTGGTGGGGTTGCTCTGGGTGGGAAGTGAACGAAGCTAG
- a CDS encoding SpoIID/LytB domain-containing protein, translated as MNQKQNDIANICFSKGVLDNSRGPFFARRNWGTSTFESIARIGLFSMTVAVSAILLNIAQLALTPDVQAWPVIQLNQVTERLNRGYFSAASIATTTQLSLAEPSRVLGVATYRAPATTYQAELVSQNVTKLNIQSGRAYTLEAKFKNTGTATWARTGQNFLAMNVAEPAGRISPFKDASWKEYAYRPTRLKETKVKPGEIATFRFVIKAPSTGGQYTEKFALVAENKTWLAGGQVIFAITVTPQPKPYQAKLIVQSHTSLSVAPGQVFTLMADFKNTGLKAWSNTGQNFIALNVANPAGRASAFKHASWSEYPYRPSRLQNSVLPVGQIGRVILTMQAPLQPGVYTESFALVAENLAWVRDGTVTFTITVTQPDHTVLTNEPDIRVGLYRPAGSVQLTMAEPFNVTDGNGQLLLPAAASEPITVSYLAGTYTVQSATVTQTTTQPVSVTAADGDGVIELLNYDNRPSWNLSLNDNKFRHQIDIQYAAATQKLWVINQLPIESYLRGIAEAGNDNPDEFLKTMSIAERTYAMYHVQRQTKHADEHYTVDAANDQVYRGYGFEIRAPHVAQMVEATAGQIVTYNGELAITPYYSHSDGRTRSWEEVWSGGPYPWLVSVPDPDCQGMELLGHGVGMSALGALSRARAGATAAQILAYYYTGTSTAKLY; from the coding sequence GTGAATCAAAAACAAAACGACATTGCGAATATTTGTTTTTCTAAGGGTGTGCTCGATAATTCGAGAGGACCTTTTTTTGCGCGCCGAAACTGGGGCACGTCGACATTCGAGTCCATTGCGCGGATCGGATTGTTCTCGATGACAGTAGCAGTATCGGCTATACTTTTGAACATCGCCCAGCTGGCGCTCACTCCCGATGTCCAAGCCTGGCCGGTGATACAACTCAATCAAGTTACCGAGCGACTCAATCGGGGGTATTTCAGCGCGGCTTCAATTGCCACCACGACACAGCTAAGCCTGGCGGAACCTAGCCGGGTATTGGGTGTGGCCACATATCGGGCGCCGGCAACTACTTATCAGGCCGAACTAGTCAGTCAGAACGTTACCAAGCTGAACATTCAATCAGGTCGCGCGTATACATTGGAGGCAAAATTCAAAAATACCGGTACGGCCACCTGGGCGCGCACCGGCCAGAACTTTCTGGCTATGAACGTGGCCGAACCGGCTGGCCGAATCTCACCCTTCAAAGACGCCAGCTGGAAAGAATATGCCTATCGGCCCACCCGGCTTAAAGAAACTAAGGTTAAACCCGGTGAAATAGCCACTTTTCGTTTCGTCATTAAGGCGCCCAGTACGGGTGGGCAATATACCGAAAAGTTTGCGCTGGTCGCAGAAAATAAAACATGGTTGGCTGGCGGCCAGGTCATTTTTGCTATTACGGTTACGCCCCAGCCAAAGCCCTACCAGGCCAAGCTGATAGTCCAAAGCCACACTTCATTGTCGGTAGCGCCGGGCCAGGTATTTACCCTGATGGCCGATTTCAAGAATACCGGCCTGAAGGCGTGGAGCAATACCGGCCAGAATTTCATTGCGCTAAACGTAGCCAATCCGGCTGGCCGAGCCTCGGCATTCAAGCATGCCAGCTGGAGTGAGTATCCTTATCGGCCATCCCGACTGCAAAACAGCGTTTTACCAGTTGGCCAGATCGGGCGGGTGATATTAACTATGCAAGCGCCATTGCAACCCGGCGTATATACTGAAAGCTTTGCTCTGGTGGCTGAAAACCTGGCCTGGGTACGAGACGGTACGGTGACTTTCACCATCACTGTCACTCAGCCTGATCATACCGTACTAACCAACGAGCCGGACATTCGAGTTGGTCTTTACAGACCGGCCGGTTCGGTGCAGTTGACCATGGCCGAACCATTCAATGTTACTGATGGCAATGGGCAATTGCTTCTGCCAGCGGCGGCTAGTGAACCGATTACAGTTTCGTATCTGGCCGGTACATATACGGTTCAATCAGCGACCGTGACTCAAACTACCACCCAGCCGGTCAGCGTCACAGCCGCGGACGGTGATGGCGTAATTGAATTGCTCAACTATGATAATCGCCCGTCCTGGAATCTATCACTTAATGATAACAAGTTTCGTCACCAGATTGATATTCAGTACGCGGCCGCGACCCAGAAGCTCTGGGTAATTAATCAATTACCGATTGAGTCATACTTACGCGGCATCGCCGAAGCCGGGAATGACAATCCAGACGAATTCTTGAAGACGATGAGTATTGCTGAACGTACTTACGCGATGTACCACGTTCAGCGCCAGACTAAACACGCCGACGAACATTACACGGTGGATGCGGCCAACGATCAAGTGTATCGCGGGTATGGTTTTGAAATCAGGGCACCGCACGTCGCTCAGATGGTTGAGGCCACGGCCGGTCAGATAGTTACATATAACGGTGAGCTGGCGATCACGCCTTATTATTCACACAGTGATGGCCGGACGAGATCCTGGGAAGAGGTCTGGTCCGGCGGTCCGTACCCGTGGCTGGTATCGGTGCCCGACCCGGACTGTCAGGGCATGGAGCTGCTCGGTCATGGTGTCGGCATGAGCGCGCTGGGTGCGTTGTCGAGGGCCCGAGCCGGTGCGACAGCTGCGCAAATACTGGCCTATTATTACACCGGCACCAGTACGGCTAAATTATACTAA